The region AGCTCTCATATTCAGATGTGGAGGTTTTCATGCTAGGAGAACCCTTCCCCTTGGGCTGGGGCTAGCAATGATTAGATTAGTCCTGGAGAGCAGGAAGAACTGAGGTGGCGACCCAGGAGGAGGGGGAGTGCATCTTAGGCTTCTCTTCTTactagaatcacctgggggagCTTTTACAGCTCCGACTGCCAGATTATTGTTCAGTGactgtcacgtctgactctttgcaaccccgtggactgtagcccaccaagctcctctccatgggatttcctgggcaagaacactggagtgggttatcattttcttctcgaggggatcttcccaacccagggatggaagccatgtCTCCcacttggcaggaagattctttaccaccgagccaccagggaagccccccctaGCTCAGTTAATCAGGACCTGTGTTGATGGGACCCAGGCATGAGTCTTCACTAAGGctcccccaggtgattctgtACACCAGACCTGCAGTTTTATAGGATCCAGCTGCAGTAGGGGGCCCCTATCCAGCAGAATTATAACCTCATCCTACAAGTAAATTTTGCCCCTTTGAATTAATGTCCTGATTTTAATAACTTTTCCCTGGAGTGTTTCATTTACCATCTTTTCCTTGTTATAGAAGTCTGATGGAGTCAGTGTTTCTTCTCCGTCACCATGCCCATTTTCAGTTACTTGTAGAAAGTTtcactttcctttgtttttgtggCATTGTAAGTCTCCTGATCCTCTTCTTCCTTACCCGACCATTCCTTCTCAGTCTTTTTTGGTGACACTTCTTTTATCCAGCCTTAACTGAAGTCCCAGATTCTGCTTTTGatcctctttcctttctcatcGGCCTCCTTTTCTCTGGTGATTGCTTTCATTCTTACAGTACCAGCAATGATTCATGTGTGAGTAACTCCTTGACATGTACCTCTGACCTTCATCTCTCTGCTGAGCTCCAGATGTATGTTGTCACCTGCCCGGAGAAGTTCTAgaactcctccccctccctccctcctcccatccatCATCCAACCATTATTTAGCACAGCTGTTTCCTACAAAGTTAAACAAGACATGGGGGTCCCTGACCTGGCAGTCTCCACCAAATTGGAAGTGCAGACATGTCAacaaataaatccacacactttGAGAGAAGTACAAGGTGAGAGTGAATTGGTGAAGTGGTACTACCGCGGGGAGTTggggcattggagaaggacagtCGGAAAGAGGAGATGCTAGGCCAGACTCCAAAGGATTGGAAGATCACCAGCACACCGTGGGCATAAGACATTGCAGTGTGCAAGGAACTTCAGAAATTCTGTTTGGTGGGAACAAAGAATTGTATTTCAGGGGGGACAGGGACAGGGTGCTGTTGAGAGATGAAATCAGAGAGGGAAGCAGGCAGTAACATGACTACAGAAGGTGTCCCGTGCCATGCTGAGCAGTTAGCACTTTGGACAGTTGAGAGCTTGTGGGATGACAAGTGATGAGATGTTTGCATTAAAAAGGTCCTCTTCACTGTGACAGGGTAGGCAGACTAAAGGCTTCCTCGTGGGCATTTAAAGGAAACCACAGCACAATGCTTGAGTTGGCCTATCgtagcactggtggtaaagagtccgtctgccaatccaggagacataacgtggatttgatccctgggttgggaagatcccctggaggaggaaatggcaacccactccagtattcttgcctggaaaattccatggacagaggagcctggcaggcttcagtacCTGGGGCTGCAGAttgattcggacacgactgagcaacacgtGGTGCCTCTGGGCTCTGAGCTACTCAGTCCCCAGACTCTGCTGCTGCTTTCCCACTGTGGCTCACTGGCTGGTTAGCTGGTGGTTAGATGATTTGCATCAGATATTTTGCATTGATTTCTAGGCTTCCATTCAGAGCATACCTTTATTCTATCTTGTGCACTGTGTTGGAGTTCTCTTccagcaaaaaatatatatatatagttatatagttgTTAATTATATACAATTATAACAATTATATAATAATTGTTACTGCCTGTTTAAAAACTTCCGTAATGGTTCACTACTGTATACAGAACAATCGAAACTTTTTAATTCTGGCTTTTAAAACTTCTCCACTTTGGGGCCTgtcctgccttttccagcttcttctCACATACCACCTCTCCTCTCCTGGTCTTCTGTCCTTTGAACTTCTCTCTCGATTCCCTGTGATGGGAACAAGCCCTTTCTCATTCCCACCTCCATATCTTCACTCAGGCAGCTTcctccactggaaaagacctcttCTATCAAAGTCAATGCatcttccatttctcttccaCTTGGAGTCAATCCAAGTGTAGTGGCTAAGAGTATGGCTTCTAGAGCCCAACTTCCTGCTTTTGAATCCAGGCTTTGCACTTGCTGTCTTGAGCAATTTCCTTAAactctttgtgcttcagttttgTCCTGTTATATGGGGAACTAATAGTGTCCACCTCATAGGGCAGTTGTGAAAATTACAAtgcacttagaaaaaaaaatctgtaatgcATGGTACACTATTGCTAAATGTTAGCTCTTGAGATATTATTTTTGTGGTTTTTCCCCCTAACTACTCTTTTACgtattccaggagatagtgaaggactgggaagcctggcatgctgcagtccacggggtctcaaagagagtcagacatgacttagtgactgaacagcattcTGTCATTGTTAGCCTGTTAAGTATTATTTGTAAATGCATCACTAGTTCTTGAAGTCAAGAACTCTGTCTAATGAACCTAAACATCTTCCCCCGATGTGTGTGGCCCAGTGCTtgtatatagtaggtgctcaacttttattaaaatactttGCTCTCAGTTTCCTAACAAGACATAAAGCCTTTGAAGATGACCCATACTCAAGGGGAGACAGGGGAACCAGGAACTATGGAGCAGGTCCCCTGAggccccttctcttctctccaaCCACACGGCCCCAGAGGCAGGCCTGCCTTCCGTTGTGACTCCCCTAATCCTTGGACTTGATCCCGCATCTGGCTCAGGGGACTGGCGGGAAGTTGTAGGGCCCTTCCCCCCCAGCGGGGCCGTCATCAGCCCCGGTAAGCAACAATCCAGGTGTTCTCCGACACTTCCAACCAGACAGACCGGTCTGGTCGGAAGAGAAGCGGTGATTCGGCTCATCACCGGGCTTCCACGGTACATTTTCTTCAAAAGTATTCTGTGCGGTGTGTGTTTTTCAGAAATCAGACGACGAGGTTCCAAGGACCCCCTGGTGAAGGCGCTTCAGCTGCTCGACAGCCCCTGCGAGCCTGGAGAGAACGGCCCGAAGCCCGAGGCGCTGGCCAAGCGCCGGAGCTCCaaggagctgctggggaagccgcCGCAGCTCTACGACACGCCCTATGAGCCGGCGGCCGAAGCGGGCCCCTTCGCCGCCGAGGGGCCGGAGCGGAAGGCGAGGTTGCCCCCGGACGGCCACGGACGGCTGCCCCAGGACGACGAGAGGCCCGCGGCCGAGTACGAGCAGCCCTGGGAGTGGAAGAAGGAGCAGATCGTGCGGGCGCTGTCGGGTGAGGGCTGGGTCCCTGTCCCGCTCCTGCCTTCTTTCAGCTTTGCTGCTGGAAAACCCTCACCCGCCCGTTCAGCCAAGGCGCTATTCTTTATGTTCCTCAACTGCAAGTTTCTTTTTCCAAGAAATTTGATGACATAGGGATATAAAAATTTGGCTATCCAAGGACTGAAGAAGACCCCTTAATGTTGCATGGGGTCCTTTATCCTTCTGGGCATCTTAATTTCCCTTTATCCTTGCAGTATGCAACTGTTTGAGAAATGCCTTAAATCACTATTGGAAAAACCTTATCTAATCACCACTAAAAGCTCATACGTTGAGAGCAGCTCCTTCTAACTCTTGGTGCTATTCCTCCAACCTGTTCAAATTTCTGTTTATAATAAGATGGCACTAGTGGATCAAATGGATTACAGGAGAGGTGGTTGGAAAGCAAGAGGAagctagctttttttttccctgtcgaAAATCCTCCTAAAGGAATCCGTTCTTCAGCTGTGAACCTTTTTAATAACTTAAGAGGAAGTTGATGAGTAGATTGTCAATAGATATTAAAGGtcagtctctggagaaggaaatggcaacccactccagtattcttgcttggaaaaaatccatggacagaggagtctggcgggctgaagtccatgggattacatgattGAGCATGTGTgtacgagggtggagggagatgggttggtagcaataaactggtagaactaaaaaaaaaaaaaaggtcagtctCCCTCCTGCTTCTCCCAAGACATAGTTTTTCTACTTATCTGGCCACCTAATTTCTTTTGCCTTTGATTTTAAAAGTTAGGGATATCTTCTCCCTCTAACTGTAAAGCTGTGCTTTTGATTAAAACTGTCTTCAATGAAAAGGGTGAATAGAAAAGGTAATTTGTTTGATAGCAAACATTTGAGTCCGGATGGGCTTTCCCCGGGGCTCACctgttaaagaacccgcctgtcagtacaggagatgcaagagacgtagtttcaatccctggactagggaagatcgcctagagaaggaaatggcaacccactgcagtattcttgcgtgggaaaccccatggacagaggagcctggcgggctgcagtccgtggggtcacaaagagttagacctgACTGAGCATGGGAGCGCTCACACATATTTGAAtcaggttttctttttgtgtactttaattttttaaataattttattcaagtatagttgatttagtgttaatttctgctgcacagcaaagtgactcagttatatatattctttgttgCCTTCTTTCCCATAATGGTTTATCACaggctattgaatatagttccctgtgctgtttaTTAGAACCTTGCTGTTTACCATCCTCTACGTACTAGTTTGAACATGctaatcccaggctcccagtcttcccttccccaccttcaggtcagtttttgctttattttagaattgttttccACACATCCCTACTGGTTACCAACTACTGTGCTAGATGCtgctcattttctctctttatcttcTAACCAACCTAGATGTCATAGCATTGTTAAGACACTGTTAGTCGTTTCTATTTCtcaattgatttttctctttattatttcctaGTGAAAACTTCATTTGGTTTCATAGAATGATATACACTCTTGGAAGGAGTCATTACCTGAAACTCTATTTAGTCTTTTATTCTAAATATACCAAAAGGAcgagatttttaaaagtatgttctGAAATATACTTAAGTGGTTTCTCCTCATGTTCTAAAACCATTCTCTATTAATGAACATCTTGCAGTAAAAGTGGCTGCGTGTGGAGGCTAGCAGTATGATCTGATATCAAAGAGAGCAGGAGCTCAgctaccccagggcctttgtagTACATTTTAGCTCAGATTAAAGAAGGAGGAAAGCTTCTTTCCTAAGATgaggcagacaggttcttttctTTGAGGTGTACATGGGTCATCTCAGTGGCCTCTGATGTTAAATGGAGTCTTCCTTCCAGTTCAGTTTGAAGGCTCTGAGCGACCTTCTGTCAAGGAGGAGCCACTGAGGCAGCACCACCGACAGAAGAGCTGGACCCAGAAGATCCTGAAGCCAGCCCTGGCTGACCACAGTGAGGGGGAGAGAGTGGACCCAGCCCTGCCGCTGGAGAAGCAGCCGTGAGTCTCCTCCCCAGACACACGTTGACACAGGGTGGCTGGGAGCTTGTTGAGAGCCTTGGTGGGGCACACTAGCTCATTTTAAGTCTTTCTGGTGTTGAATACTTGTCTGGGTGGGGCTTATTCATGAAAACCCATTTTCCAAGCCCAGTGCCTTTGGGCAGAGGGGAAAATGAGGCCCGAGAGCTTGATCTCAAATTCCTTTCCCCTATATAGAGTGAAAACTTCTTAAGTGACTTTAGTCCTGTTAACCCCCTCTGGGGTGATGGATAGGTTTTGTGAACCAGGATTACCCAGATCTCATTTTGTCTATTTTGAATGGGAAGCTGGATCTAGTCCAGGCTGTTGAGCTTTCATCAGAAGTTCATTTCCACAGTTGCTTTATTTCCATGAGGCCCTGTCTGGATTGGGATCTTGATGCTCATGgtttctccccctgccccattTTTCAGTTGGTATCATGGTGCCATCACCCGTGCTGAGGCAGAGAGTCGACTACAGTCCTGCAAAGAAGCTGGGTACCTGGTTCGAAACAGCGAGTCAGGAACCAGCAGGTACTCCATTGCACTAAAGTGAGTATTAAGCACCCTGGGTTCTCCCTGTCTGGATGAAAGAGTGGGGTGCAGACTTTCCTATCATGGGAAAATGACCAGGCAAAAAAGAtatgttgggttggccaagaagttcatttgggtttttctgtaagatcttacactttttggtcaacccaataattTGTATGGTCCACAGGGATACATGTTGACAGAAAATAAGATGTGTTTGCTTGGACAACAGAATATGACATACTTTGTTTAGAATGCAAaattgggggaattccctggctgctcagtggttaggactcagcgctttcactgccgtggccccaggttcaatccctggtcaagaaacttacgttcctgcaagccatgtggtacagccaaaaaaagaaggaattcaaAATTGGTGTTGGGTAAATGTCCCAATATCCCTTATGGTAAAGAGGGATAAATATCCctatttcatttcattgtacaTTGATTAGTTTCTGCCTTATGTAATCTAAAGTAGGTCCTCTCAGAGAAATAATTTCTGCTAAAAATAGTAATTTCTAACAGGATAGTTCAGTCGTTCTTTTACTCTCTAGAGGTGTTTGGGACTTTAAGTAAATCAGAGATTCCTTGCTTGTCAAAATGCCTACTGCAATTTTGGTACCAGTTTCTTCTGTTGAAGAAGGACACACTGCCTTGCAATGACTCCCCTGTCCAATTGTACACAGAACATTCATTTTTGCCTGGTAGGCTTATTCCAATAAACCTGGTGTCATGGAAATTCTCTTGCTCTGTGAGTTCAGTGGTGCTATATTGGAGGATCATTGTCAAGAGCCCTAACAGCATTTCCTTCCTGAGGAAGCTGAGCCCTTGCAGCTGAAACAATCAGACTGGAGGGGAAAAGAGGTTGAGGGGGGAGCAACATGGCTCAGAAAATGGGATAGGCTACCAGATACACAATACCAGGAATAGCTTTGCTGTGTTCCTGAAGCGGGTGCTTGTGGATTAGATCTTTGAGCCTTCAGTGCCAGCTGTCATATACAACCAGAAACAGTGTTTCCagattggggggtggggtggaggaagaaacaagttttattattattattcttaatgTTTCCtttggagaggaaagaaagaagaaaccttTCACATGTCTTTTCAGCCTTGACAAAGAGGTGAGTTTAAACCTCACCTTAGTGGTCTCATTCTTGGGCTTAAGCACTACTTTGGCAATTTGGAGGCAAGGAGGGACTgggcaatttttctttttttcccttttggtccAGTGCCCGATGACTTGTGTATGTTAAGGATAAATGACCCGGGGTGATGCACATTTCGCTGAGGGTCGTGAAGCTTCTGTGTGCTCTGCTAGAGTGCTGAAAGCTCTTCTGTTTGTCTATAACAATTCCAGGAGTGCCTGGGAACCGGTTGACCTGTGAATCTAGCTGAGATTGTTTTCAGTCGGGAGGGATCCCTCtgctcactcattcatgtcttcTCCTCAATTTCGGTTTTGTTCCAGGACTAGTCAAGGATGCGTCCACATCATAGTGGCTCAGACCAAAGACAGCAAGTACACCCTGGATCAGACGAGCGCCGTCTTTGACAGCATCCCGGAAGTGGTACACTACTACTCCAGTGAGAAACTGCCTTTCAAGGGCGCAGAGCACATGACCTTGCTCCACCCTGTGCACAACAAGCTGCACCCAGCTTCAGCCTCCAGAAGCCCCAGCGGGGCCTCTCACGCCTAGAAGGGCATCAGCGCCCGACCGGACTCTCAGGGGATAAGGCTGGACTGCACCATGTTTGGGAGGAAGCAGGACTCTTCGCTTAGAAGTCAAGAAGTCTTTGGCCTTGAATCCATCCCATGACACTTGGTTACTGACCTGGGCCCTTTCTCCTTGCTAAGCAGGTCTACAGCGAGAAACCATAATTTACCAGTTGCCTCCACTCCCTGGAGTAGGGTTGTCTATTTGGGGCGAGACCCTCAGGAAAGGTAAGTGAGGAGTCCAGAAATACTAAGGTTCTCCAAAAATGCACTAGTTATTCTCTGGAATACCTAACCTCTAAATAAAGCAACAAACTTGGCATttatataaaacaacaaaaaatgatcaAACAGACCCAAAGAGCATGTAATATAAGACCGCTTATTATCGTCAGGTAGGATAATCCTTACCTGTTCCTCCTTTTGAAGGGCAGAATAGAACATGATGATTGGAGCTCGCATGAttcgtgattaaaaaaaaaaaaaagaccgctTATTGGGGAAAAGCATGAACAGTGGAAAATAAGTAATAGTGGACACTTTGGAAAAAACTACCTTTCTCTCTTGAGGGTCGTAGTTTCAACTCCAGAGTCCATAAAAATTCACCGCTTTAGAGTCTGGTCAAAGGATTATTTTGTCGGCCAGCCTTCTAAGAAAAGTTTGTGTTTTCTCAATTTCTGTAGACTTTTTTGGCAAATCAGTTATATAAGCATAAATAAGAAGGAAGATGCCTGTGATTTAAGAATCACCAATATAATTAAGCATTGGCAGTATTGCCATAATTCTGAATTACAGAATTAAATTGCAGAATAAGATACACAACAAAgatttcatttctgagttttaACAAATCTGAAAATTTACAAAGCCCAACAATTGTTTTCTTATTGAATAATAGAACCTCTGGTCTTCTTTGTTTCATCTTGGTCCATTTTAGTAGTTATTGGAACAagtcaatttttcatttttagcccTAAAATTAGATGTACTTTGCATTTTAgagtaactatatatatatatatatatatatagggtccccttatatatgtgtatatatataggataTGATTGTGGGAACTGGGTCTCTAAAACCTGCAGTTTCTCTCATGCTGTACAAAGCAAACTGGTTTGcactatattaaaatattttaagagactGATGTTTTCTCTAACCTCTACTgcttaaagatattaaaataatattcatagTATCattatctttatgatttattatgAACTTATATCACCAATGTActtactgtgaaaaaaaaaaaaaaacctgtggaaATGGCATACTGTGAGAAGGCTACAGCTCTGTAATGAAAACTGAGCAGATGCTTCTGTATTCTGGGGTTTGTAATTTGGTTCTTGAAACTGGTTCAGATACAAATGTGCTTGCTGACTGTCATCAATGAAAAGTTAACTTTTGTAACTAATgttaaatacacacaaaaaagttgATAGAGTTAACTTTTAGGAAAACATATCCTTCTGGTTATTAGTTATCATTTTCCTATTAGGATTTAGAGATTAGTAAATATTCACATCTTTATTCAGTTAAGAATGTACCCAGAATtgtgtgatctttgtttttaaaaatttgaaaagaacttTTCCTCACTGGATCTCAATGATTTTATTAGTCAAGGAGGTTCTGTTTTTTAAGTactgatagaattttttttttttttaatgtactggtGTATGTACTTTAAtacaagatttttttgtttttaatttttagcatCCATAGTTCCAATTCCATTCagcacatatttattttcttccatataCAAATAATTCATTCTGGTAAACTTATTTTCAGCTCAACATTCTAGAGAttaaatcttgtttttttttacttatcCTATAAAGGAAGTTCAGCAGTTATCCCAGTTTTAATAAATGCTGAAAACTtggtaaaatttttctttgtgcaCTAAATGATTTCTGGCCCATACCCAGCAACTGTGATGAATGTAATAATGAAGTAACATTTGAAAGCAGACCTGACACATTATTTATTGAGCTTCTATCCTAGGCTCAGTATTGTGTTTCCTTTATGCTGTTTTTCTGTGACAGTCCTgctcttttctttatataattaaaaGTAGAGATGTGGCATTTATATATAGTCCAGCTCCTCCACAATTGCACAGGAGGTTATAATAAGGAGAAGTATAGTAAATtagtggaggggaggagggggaataAGCTACACTTTTCTTCTGAAGTTGTGACACTAGCTGAGGAAAGCAGGGAGTTCCCAGCTGGGTGGTGGCGCGCAGTACCACGCGTTCTGAAAACAACTGGGCCCAGCAGGCTGTCCCTAATGCTTCCTTGGTAAGCCCCCGGCCCGCTGATCTGAAGCCTTGTGACCTGTCTCTGAGCTCTGAATGCTTGTGCTTTTTGTCACTTTGTCCTGATACAAGGGCTTTCCTGTGGTCTTCATTCTCTTGAGTTCATTCAGTCTcctgaaatattttctgattctttccGGAGAGAAGAATGCGTTCTCACAAACTTGTACTCGTTTGCCTTGAATTTTAGCATCCTTGGAGCTTTTTACGACTCCCTTTCCTCCTTATcacactttgttttttaaaaaaatgctttgctgGTGAGTTACAAGATGAGTTTACTTCATTGTCTCGTTTCAGGCCTCTAAGGACAGAGAGTGAAGGGACATTTCTATTTACTTTGCTGCCacggttttgttttttgttttttgttttttttttttaatcaagatgaATTTCAACTACTGGAGTtggtatatttaaataaataggaATAAAAGGGAAATGTTGATACATGTACCAAAAGGTAAATACGGATATGCCTACTCTGTTCTGGGGATGGAAGTGTCCCTTTTAGTTATCCAAAGTATTTTCTTAAGTATATATCAAAAGAGCCTTTATTCTTTGCTGCTTGAAGTCTCCCTGTTTGCTGAATAGTTACTCGTTTATTGACCTCTGCCACAGGGTGGGGAGTGTGGACAGATAATTTATAGGGCCAGCCAGATGTTTTAGAGATAGGTAGGGAAATAGTCCAtactttttaattgggtcattttaACTATGTAATTACTCTATTAATGGCCACTGTTAGTAAATCTTAATACTTAATTCAGAAGAACAGCTGAGCATTTGAGACATTCTTCAGTTGCTTTTTAAATGAGAGTATTTTTTCTAGTCTattaaaatgtccttttttaGTCAAAGGTTAATGGctcatttttctttcagtctaGGGGGTATATTtcatttcccttctctcctgATCCTTTTAATACAATACTTAGCAGAATTTATTTGATACCTTTCTCACAGATGGATGTCTTTTATTCATTAGTTGTCTCTTTCTTATTTCCCATAACCAGCACTATCTTGACCTTGTGATCTATTTAGAATCACTCTTCTTTATTGTCTGCTCCAATTTTTGTACCCGGTTAACTTGGAGAAACTTGGCCTGCAGTGAGCCTGAATTTTTCCTACCTTAATTTCTGACCCTATAGGAAGGAAATGATGGTGTGTTACTGCCATCTAATGGAGAGAGGGAAAACTGCAGTGGGAAAACAAAGCGCATTTAGAGCAGGGTTTTCTGAAGAATTTCTGATACAGTCCTTAGCAGGAAAATGATGACACAGCAGTTGCCATCTTGAAATCTGCCCTTTCCACTGGAAAGGTGATTTGCAACCTAATACAGCCGTCGTCAGGAGGCCCCTGGACTATGGCTGGATCATGTCGTTTAGAATCTGAAATTGTTTCTTAATGAATACGCTGGCAAAAGATCATGGAGACAGGCATCTCATTTTTGTCACGTTCTTAACCATTCAGTTACTTTTTCTGGGGCCTTAACATTTTAAGCATCAACTAATACATAATGTTAAGTTTTGAAAACATTTGAAGATTGTATGTAATACAGGTGCCTATCTATAGTACTTTAGTAATTTATAGTATATCAGaaggattttattaaaatttctggATGTATTGCAGTAGCCAACATAAGCTGCATGCCCTCCTGAAGATGGTTTACTCTGAAATGTaactttaaataaacattattccAAGAAAGTCTGTGTTTCTGCTTGAGTCAATTAGTTTTGAGAATCACCTcccttcattaaaaaacaaacaaacacttttCTGCCATAGCAGGGAGGGTCAGAAGTTTCATTTCCAATCATTACTGATGAAGTGCGTAAACAAACCACAGGTAAACATAACTAGCAGATGTGACCTTAATTCCCCCCCCCCCGGTTCAGTTTGAGAGCTCTCTGTTTTCCTTCCCAAATAAAACCGTAACACTTGTGTTTGAAGctttcctcttccatttcctCAGTCCTCTTCTCCCTGAGTAGGCAGTTGTTACATTTGTCCTTGTCCCTGACTAGGTATCTGAGTTGTggctttacttttgtttttcatctttgttgTTCACACTCATGCCCCCAGCCCATCTGTGGGACGTGGCGCTGTAGTCTGTTGTGAATCTGTTTTTCACCCTCTTCCAGGTGATTTCCACACCCAGCCA is a window of Muntiacus reevesi chromosome 1, mMunRee1.1, whole genome shotgun sequence DNA encoding:
- the SHE gene encoding SH2 domain-containing adapter protein E, translated to MQWPPVPGASPCLSWASSLACSAATTLLSRAGRAPLMAAKWFKEFPLNLKTVSERAKPGGGGGGKLRKNSEAGGSGPAPGKGRKNSAAELGSGRAGVGPPKDSRLSRDSLQGLIQAAAGKGRKNSRTTEEEPHRGAAKSSGCSTYINRLIKVDTQEKNGKSIYPSSSSSSSSSSSSSSSASSSPSSLGPELDKGKIIKQQDTVIILEDYADPYDAKRTKGQRDAERVGENDGYMEPYDAQQMITEIRRRGSKDPLVKALQLLDSPCEPGENGPKPEALAKRRSSKELLGKPPQLYDTPYEPAAEAGPFAAEGPERKARLPPDGHGRLPQDDERPAAEYEQPWEWKKEQIVRALSVQFEGSERPSVKEEPLRQHHRQKSWTQKILKPALADHSEGERVDPALPLEKQPWYHGAITRAEAESRLQSCKEAGYLVRNSESGTSRYSIALKTSQGCVHIIVAQTKDSKYTLDQTSAVFDSIPEVVHYYSSEKLPFKGAEHMTLLHPVHNKLHPASASRSPSGASHA